A single region of the Fusarium fujikuroi IMI 58289 draft genome, chromosome FFUJ_chr05 genome encodes:
- a CDS encoding probable small nuclear ribonucleoprotein E: protein MTGRGGGGGRRLMLPPIKYIFELLREHATVSIWLYEQLSIRIEGKIRGFDEFMNLVIDEAVEVKQVTKTNEKETRRPLGQIMLKGDNVSLIQNVSK, encoded by the exons ATGACTGGTCGtggtggtggcggtggtCGCCGTCTTATGCTGCCTCCCAT CAAGTATATCTTCGAGCTTCTCCGAGAA CACGCCACAGTTAGCATCTGGCTGTACGAGCAGCTCTCTATCCGTATTGAGGGCAAAATCAGA GGATTTGACGAGTTCATGAATCTAGTCATCGATGAAGCCGTGGAGGTCAAGCAGGTCACTAAGACTAACGAGAAGGAGACCAGGAGACCTCTTG GTCAAATCATGTTGAAGGGAGACAACGTCTCATTAATCCAAAACGTCTCGAAATGA